The following are encoded together in the Ignavibacteria bacterium genome:
- a CDS encoding T9SS type A sorting domain-containing protein, with amino-acid sequence QGFSIQEVASGKIVEGQNYILPAKTLTAPFDVYQYYYDGIAGSKFYIEDGGIDRNVSIRILMEVPPTIPWIVDGKKVWFLGVFEVDGVIGADFWFLNDKAAVFEMPRTPQFNTMVSTLGYTPGTTWQFAYYKTGVGFTNIDISTINEPTKVTAKIRHFSEIGAGDQTLANIGEEVLSTIPKDFELKQNYPNPFNPGTSIEYSLLKGSNVSLKVYNLLGVEVASLVDGYKSAGSYRINFDASDLSSGVYLYKLKANGKTLSKKMLLTK; translated from the coding sequence TCAAGGTTTCAGCATCCAGGAAGTTGCTTCAGGAAAAATTGTCGAAGGACAAAATTATATTCTACCAGCCAAAACATTAACTGCACCATTTGATGTGTATCAATACTATTATGATGGGATTGCTGGATCTAAATTTTATATTGAAGATGGCGGCATTGATCGTAATGTATCAATCAGAATATTAATGGAAGTACCGCCAACTATTCCGTGGATTGTAGACGGCAAGAAAGTTTGGTTCCTTGGGGTATTTGAAGTAGACGGTGTAATTGGTGCTGACTTTTGGTTCTTGAATGATAAAGCTGCAGTATTTGAAATGCCTCGAACCCCGCAATTTAATACTATGGTTTCAACACTAGGTTATACTCCCGGTACAACATGGCAATTTGCTTATTATAAAACTGGAGTTGGATTCACTAATATCGACATCTCAACAATTAATGAGCCAACAAAAGTCACTGCTAAGATACGGCATTTCTCTGAAATAGGTGCTGGTGATCAAACACTTGCAAATATTGGTGAAGAGGTCTTAAGTACTATTCCTAAGGATTTTGAACTCAAACAAAATTATCCAAATCCATTCAATCCGGGCACAAGCATTGAATATTCACTTTTAAAAGGCTCGAATGTATCGTTAAAAGTTTACAATCTGCTTGGCGTTGAGGTAGCTTCACTTGTGGATGGTTACAAATCCGCTGGCAGCTATCGAATTAATTTTGATGCGAGTGATTTATCAAGCGGAGTTTATCTATATAAACTAAAAGCAAATGGCAAAACACTTTCTAAAAAAATGTTGTTAACCAAATAA